TCGCAAAGACGAAGGACATGCTGGAATACGAGTATGCGCGATCCGCGCTGAAGAACGGTCTCGTGCTGGAAGCGAAGCTGGACACGAACCCCTACAAGTTCGGGCTTATCGGCAGCAGCGATGCGCATACGGGCCTTGCCGCGTTAGAGGAGGAGAGCTTCTTCGGCAAGACTGCCCCGCAGGAGCCAAGCCCGGAGCGCATGACCAAGACGTTCTTTCAGCACCCGAAGACAGGCGTAAAAGTGATGGATTGGGAGGTCTCGGCCGCCGGCTACGCCGCCGTCTGGGCGACGGAGAACACGCGCGAGGCGATCTTTGACGCCATGCAGCGCCGTGAAACCTACGCCACCACAGGGCCGCGCATGCTCGTGCGGTTCTTTGGAGGCTGGGACTTCGAGCCGGACGATGCGCATAACCGCCTCCCGGCAGCCATTGGTTACGGCAAAGGCGTGCCGATGGGCAGCGAATTGACCGATGCGCCGAAGGGGAAATCGCCCACCTTCCTCGTCGCGGCATTGAAAGACCCCATCGGCGCGAATCTGGACCGTATCCAGATCATCAAAGGCTGGCTCGACGCCAAGGGAGCCCTGCACGAGAAGATCTATGACGTCGTCTGGGGCGATGCTGAGAAGCGTCGACATGGCAAGGACGGCAAGTTGTCGGCCGTCGGCAACACCGTGGATGTGGAACATGCCACCTGGACTAACACGATCGGCGATCCGGAATTGATTACGGTCTGGAAAGACCCGGACTTCGATGCCAGTCAACGCGCGTTCTACTACGCTCGGGTCATCGAGATCCCAACGCCGCGCTGGACCGCCTACGACGCGAAACGTTTCGGCGTGAAGCCGCTTCCCGGCACCGCAATGGTGCTTCAGGAGAGGGCCTACACGAGCCCCATATGGTACACGCCGGGGAATTAGGAAGAGACATGATACGGGATACGCGAGGACAATCTCATATTCGATGACCGTCGGCTTCCCTGCGTCGGCACCGTCACCCTGTTGGTGAACGACAAAAAGTCCTCGAAGCGCGCATTGAACACACTCAGGTGGCTGGAAAAGATCAAAGTGCCAGCGGGAGTTCGCGCACAAGAAAGCGCTGTCAGACGAATTCGGTTGTCCCGATTCAAGGAGACTCAATATGAGACCTCGTGGATTGTTCGCAGTCGTCACTGTAGCCCTAATGGGATATCTCGTCATCGACGTGCAGGCGCCGTTCGCTGCGGACAAGCTCGATCGTACGGTGTTGCCGATTCCGGAACCCAAACCGAAACCAATCACCGAACTCGATGCGCGCAAGGTGAAAGCTCCGCCGCGATTCGAGGTCAAGGCGCCGGCGGGAGCGCCGAACGTCCTCATCGTGCTGATCGACGATATGGGTTTCGGCATGTCCAGTGCCTTCGGCGGGCCCATCCATATGCCGACCGTCGAGCGTCTCGCCAATAACGGGCTGCGCTACAACCACTTCCACACCACCGCCCTCTGTTCGCCGACCAGGACCGCCCTGCTGAGCGGCCGCAACCACCACATGAACAATATGGGCGGGATCACGGAAATCGCGACCGCGTTTCCGGGCAACACGGGCCAGCGGCCAAATAATGTTGCGCCGCTCGCCGAGATGCTGCGGCTGAATGGCTACAGCACCGCCTTCTTCGGGAAGAACCACGAAACCGCGGCCTGGGAAGTCAGCCCCTCCGGTCCGACCGACCGCTGGCCGACCCGTTCGGGCTTCGACAAGTTCTACGGTTTCATCGGCGGGGAAACCAACCAGTGGTCGCCGCTGCTCTACGACGGGTTGACTCAGGTAGAGCTGCCGCACGATCCGAACTACCATTTCATGACCGACATGACCAACCAGGCGATCAAGTGGATGGGCTATCAGAAGTCGCTCACGCCGGATAAGCCGTTCTTTATCTACTTCGCGCCGGGCGCGACCCATGCGCCGCACCACGTGCCCAAGGAATGGATTGCCAAGTACAAGGGCAGGTTCGACGGCGGCTGGGACCGATTCCGCGAAGAGACCCTGGCCCGCCAGATCAAGCTGGGCGTAGTGCCTCCGGGGACGACGCTCGCGCCCAAACCGGACGCGATCAAGGACTGGGGCCAGCTCACGGCGGACGAGAAGAAGCTCTTTACCCGCCAGATGGAGATCTTCGCCGGCTTCGGCGAATACACCGACGCCGAGATCGGTCGATTGATCCAGGCCGTCGAAGCGACGGGTCAAATGAACAACACGCTGATCTTCTACATCGTGGGCGACAACGGCACGAGCGCCGAGGGGGGCATGAACGGCCTGTTTAACGAGATGACATACTTCAACGGCGTGCAGGAAACCGTCGAAAGCATTCTTCAGCATTATGACGAACTTGGCGGTCCGATGTCCTATGGCCACATGGCAGCCGGCTGGGCCGTGGCAGGCGATACACCGTTCACCTGGACCAAGCAAGTCGCGTCGAACTTCGGTGGCACCCGCAACGGATTGGTGATTCACTGGCCCAAGGGCATCAAGGCGAAGGGCGAGGTGCGAACGCAGTTCCATCATGTCATCGACGTGGCGCCGACGGTGTTGCAGGCCGCTGGCCTGCCGGAGCCGAAGGTAGTGAACGGCACCGTACAAGCCTCGATCGAAGGCGTGAGCATGGCCTATACGTTCGACGGCGCCAAAGCCAAGAGCCGGCACAGAGTCCAGTACTTCGAAATCGGCGGCAACCGCGCAATCTACGCGGATGGCTGGTTTGCCGCTACCGTCCACTCGGTGCCCTGGGAGCCAAAGCCCCGCGCGACCCTCCTTGAAGACAAATGGGAACTCTACGATACGCGCAATGATTTCAGCCTGTCCAACGATCTGGCAGCCAGGATTCCTAAAAAGCTTAAAGAGTTGCAAGGTCTTTTCCTGAAGGAAGCAGTTAAGTACCACGTATTGCCCATTGATGATCGCCGGGTCGAACGCCTCAATCCTGCGATTGCCGGGAGGCCTGATTTGATGGGCAGTCGCACCTCGCTCACAGTCTATGAAGGCATGACCGGAATGTCGGAAAACGTGTTCATCAACACGAAGAACCGCTCCCACACGATCACAGCGGAGGTAGAAATTTCCGAGGGCGGCGCAAACGGCGTGATCCTGGCCCAGGCCGGCCGGTTTGGCGGTTGGAGCCTCTATCTTAAAGATGGCAAACCGGTCTACACGTACAATTTTCTCGGCCTGGAGCGGTTCAATATTGCGGCGGCCCAGCCGCTGACTCCGGGCAAGGCGACGATCCGGTATGAGTTCGCATCCGATGGTCCCGGGATGGGCAAGGGCGGCACGGGCACGATCCTTGTCAACGGGCAGAAGGCCGCCGAAGGACGAATCGAGCATACGCAATGTTGTGGCTACTCAGCTGACGAAGGCGCCGATGTCGGAGTGGACGAGGGTACGCCGGTCACGGAGGACTACAAGGAACGAGACAATCAGTTCACCGGCAAGATTCACAGCATCACCATCGAGGTGAAGGAGACGAAGACAGCCGATACGAACGAAATGAAACAGGCCTTGCACGAGACGGCCCGGCGCAAGACGCTGTCCGACTGAGGCATCAAATCATAGCGACACGAATGATCTAAGGATTCTGACGTTGATACGAGCGACACCGCGCCTCCGGTGGGTGATGGGAACCCTGGTCCTCGGCGGACTCGCCGTTGCCGGATGGTGGGGCTGGTCCAAAGGTACGTCCCGCTGGTCTCCGGTGCCCTCCCTGACCTGTGACATGGGCATTTCTGCGGCGAAAGCAAATCGCGGTGTCGAACCTCAAACCTCACAGCTCGTCAGCGAGTCCCCACGTACGATCCCGACAGCGTCGCAACAGACCCCTGAGGGCATGGTCTGGATTCCGGGCGGCGAGTTCTGGATGGGGGCGGATGACTTTCCCGATGCGCAGCCGTGGCATCGCGTCTATGTGGACGGTTTTTGGATGGATAAGACGGAAGTCACGAACGAGCAGTTTGCGAAGTTCGTCAAGGCAACGGATTACGTCACGGTGGCCGAGCGCGCGCCGCGCGCGGAGGATTTCCCCGGCGCGCCGCCCGAGAATCTCGTTGCCGGTTCGGTGGTCTTCTCGCCGCCCGACCATCCGGTGAAGCTGAACGATCACTTCCAATGGTGGAGTTATGTGAACGGAGCGGACTGGCAGCACCCTGAAGGCCCGAAGAGTTCCATCAAAGGCCGCGAGCGATATCCCGTTGTCCATATCGCCTACGAAGACGCGCTGGCCTATGCGAAATGGGCCGGGAAGCGTCTGCCGACCGAAGCTGAATTCGAGTTCGCCCAGCGAGGAAGGCTCGACCGCAAGCCCTACGCTTGGGGCGACGAGTTCAAGCCCGGCGGTCAGTTCATGGCCAATACCTTCCAGGGGCACTTCCCGGACAAAAACACAAAGGAAGACGGCTATGCGGCTGTCGCACCGGTGGCTTCCTTCCCGCCGAATGGTTACGGGCTTTATGACATGGCCGGAAACGTCTGGGAATGGACGAGTGATTGGTATCGCCACGACTACTATCGGTTGTTGGTCGGTCAGGGACTCGTTACACGCAATCCGCAAGGACCGGTCGACAGCTTCGACCCCAGTGAACCAGGCGTGAAGAAGAAAGTGCATAAGGGCGGGTCGTTTTTGTGTACGGACCAGTATTGCGCGCGCTACATCGCCGGCGGGCGTGGGAAAGGCGAACCGGATACGGGTACAAACCATCTCGGATTCCGGCTGGTGCGACCTGGAGCTGATGCGCCATGAGAACCCACCCACTGGGGACGGTCGTGGGCGAAGGCTCAAGCAGCCGGCCGAGGGCACTGCGATAGAAAGGAGCAGAACGTGAGCATGAAGGACGATTGGAAAGTGATTTTCCAGAAATGAGCCCCGGCCTGATGAAAACCCACGGACGTGACGCGCACGTCACCGGCTCACATCTCCCGCTGAGGCCGAGTCGACAACAAGGCCTGTCAGTTTTGACAGTTCCCGGCAATCGGCCCAGTCGATAAGCTGGGCCCACAACAAGCTGGACGCTGCCTTGGACCGTGACTTGCCTTGATGAACCAACTGCCGGGCGATTTGCGAGTGTATCGGAGCCTGACCCCATGGCCTATCCGATTCCGATGGTCCTGACCTCTCTTCTCGATCAGATCAGCGTGACCGGTCTTGTGACATTATCGCTCCTCGCCCTCTCCATGGCGGCAGCGCCCGTCGCCTACGGCGACGATCCGCTCGACTGTTTCGACCTCCTGAAGGCCGCACGGCGCAACGACACCGCGGTCCTCCGCCAAGCCTTGCAAACGTCGATACCGGTTGACTGCCGGAACGATCAGAAACAAACACCTCTCCTCGTGGCGACGATGCACAACTCCGTCGACACAGCCCGGCTCTTGATCGAGGCCGGAGCGGACGTGAACGCGCAAGACGACCGTCAAGACAGCCCGCTCCTGTATGCCGGAGCAGAGGGACGGACGGAGATCCTTGCCCTGATTCTGAAAGCCCGGCCTAACTTTAAAGTCTACAATCGCTTCGGGGGTACGGCGCTCATTCCAGCCTGCGAGCGGGGCCATGTCGAGGCGGTACACCTGTTGGTAAAGACCTCCGTCGATCTCAATCACGTGAATCGGTTGGGATGGACCGCGCTGTTGGAAACGGTGATTCTCGGGCAGGGCGGGCCGCGTCATCAGGCCATCGTTCGGCTCCTCATCGAGGCTGGCACCGATCTCAACCTCCCGGACAAAGGCGGTGTCACGGCCTTGCAACATGCGCAACGAAAGGGCCACCGCGACATCGAGGTCATGCTACGAGAGGCGGGAGCACGGTAACGAGGGGGAGAGGCTATGTTTTGGCGTCACCCCACGGTTCGAATCATTCTGACAGCCGGTCTCTTTGCAGGCATTGCGGGAGCGCTCGGGTGTACGATCCATCCTCCCTTAATCACCGCCCGGCATGTCGACCTGTCCCGATATGCAGGGACCTGGTATGAAATCGCCAGGTTCCCCGAACGGTTTCAACGGAATTGCGTCGCCACTCAGGCTCACTACACTCCGTTGGATGACGGCACGATCAAGGTCGTCAATCGCTGTCGCACCCGCTCGTTCGACGGGGAGGTGCAGAGCATCGAGGGAACGGCCCATGTCGTCGAGCCGAGCACCAACGCCCGGCTGAAGGTGAAATTCGGAGTATTGGCACAGGGAGATTACTGGATTCTTGAGGTGGATCAGGAGTACCGCTATGCGCTGGTCGGCACTCCCGACCGCAACCATTTGTGGATCCTGAGCCGCACGCCCGTCATGAGTGATGAGGTCTATCGCGGGCTTCGATCACGGGCGGCGGATCAAGGTTTCCCGGTCGAGCGCCTGCTCAAAACACCGCAGCCGGCATGAAGGAGGAATGGGAAACGCCGTGTCATCTCTTGGGAAAGGCGGTCCAGATCGCAAACAGGAGCCATCCTCCGACCGATTCAGGACCCTCCGGACCATGGACCGATCCTTTTCCTGCTCACATCATGCATGTCTTATTTGAGATTGAGGCTCGATTCACTCGTATTGATAGGAGAGTGATCAATGAACATTCGAGCATCCTGGCCCTCTGTCATGCTCCTCTGTTGGGCTCTCTACGGCTGCACCACCATCGACGTCAAGACCGACTTTGATCCGTCGGCGGACTTCTCGCGATTCCGGACCTTTGCCTTTGTCGGGCTCACGGACCTGAATCAAGGCGGAGTGCTCAACAACTCCCTGACTCGCAAGCGGCTTGAAACGATCCTCTCGCGGGAGCTCTCTCAGAAAGGGCTCCGGCAGGTCGGGTTGGAGGATCATCCCGACCTCCTTGTCCATTACTGGGTGGGGATCAAGGAGAAGCAGCGGGTCGAGAGCACCGGCCCCACCGTCGGGGCCTATGGATGGCGCGGGGGATACGGTTGGGGAGCGGGGTACAGCGGCGTCACGACCTACGAGTACAAGGAAGGGACGTTGATTACCGACCTCGTGGAACCGGTCAAGAATGAACTGGTCTGGCGGGCCACAATGGTGGCCAACCTTGAAGATACGGCACGAGAGAATATCGTGCTGGTCGAACGGGCCATCGCCAAGGCGTACAAGGACTATCCGCCAAAGCCCGCGGCCAAGTAAAAGCACTGCTCGATGTCATTGACCGAAGTGATCGGATTTGTGGCTGGATTCGGGACGACTTTTGCGGCACTTCCCGACCTGTTGGCCATGCTCAAGCGGAGGTCCTGCAAGGGGATGAACCCGACCATGGCGGCCATCATGGGCACCTTTCAGATCCTGTGGGTCTACTATGGATGGTTGATCGGCTCACGGCCCGTGATGGTCTGGAACGTCGTGGCCGTGGCGATCAACTTTCTCATGGTCGGGTCCTATGTCCATTTCACCCGGCTGGAAAGGAAGTAGCGGCCTGTCCATTTTTCGCCTGTTTTCTGTACGGAGGACGTGCCCATGAAGACCATTCAAACGCAGCCCACAGCAAGGATCCTGCTGGCGGTCACCATGGTGCTTTTGCTGACGCCTCCTGGCTGGGGCGAAGAAGCCGCCACGGAGGAACTGCCCAACCGATTCATGGTCCGCGGCGGCTATGGTCTGGTCTTCAACGCAGATACAATCGTGCGGTTCAATGGCGCCAGCGGTATCGGCAGCACGGTGGATTTTGCCCGAACGCTGGGCGGAGAACGGAGCGATAGCTTTTGGCGCATCGATTCCCAGTACCGATTTAACGACCGACACAGCCTGGGATTCAGCTACTACGACGTCACTCGGAACGGGAATCGGGTGCTCAACGAGAATGTCACGATCGGCGACACCACGTATGCCGCTGGCGGCGCGCTTCAGAGCGAATTGGACATCAAGCTCTACCGGCTGATCTACAATTATTCCTTTTATCACTCCGACAAAGTCGAGCTCGGCCTCTCCGGCGGGCTCTACCTCGCCAACCTCAAGACCCTTTTTGCCGGCAACCTCATCTGTTCAGGGGGACCATCTTGCGGCGGTGGGACGACGATCGCGTCGCGTACGGAAAGCGATAAGCTGACCGTGCCGCTTCCCAGCTTCGGCCTGCTCGTCAACTACAACATTACGACCCGCCTTCAGGCTCAGGTGCGGTTCGACTGGTTTTATTTGGAAACGGACTCTTTCAAAGGGTCGATGAACGAGTTCTACGCCGGACTCGAATATCGGCTGTTCAAGAATTTCGGAATCGGCGGGGCCTTTGATCGCCTGGCCATCGATGTCGACTACAAACCCGAAAAGGAGAGCGGCTGGGGTGTCCGCAACACCTGGGCGACGGCCTTTTTCTACGGGGCATTGTATTTTTAGCCCCCCGAAACCACTTTGCTGCCTCTCAGCCTTCCGGCGAAGGAGAAATAGTCCTATTTTCTGAAGGGGACCTGTCTATCATGCTGCGCCGTTGTCGCGGCAAAACAGGGCAGTACCGGAAGCCTATCTGCCCCAAAGTGCCTCAGTTCGACCTCTCCAGGCCCCCATTAGCGAGTATGCCCTTGCAAAACCGTGCCATGAATCCCATAGCCAAGGTCGAACTTATCGCGTATTCGGCACGGTCCATGCTTGATTCCTGTGACAACCCCTGCCGTCATGCATGAATTTACCTTGCCTTGAGTGACAAAGCACACGGGGTGTGGTATGTACCCCCCCCCCCGGTAAGCTCGGCTGCAGTGAACCCTTATGGTCGTGGCTGATGAACCTTCAGGTTCATGAACGACGGCGGAAACGCCTTAGCCCTTCGAAGCAGACGGCCCGACAGAGCCTTCGTAACTCGGACGAGTTGAACCGTTCTGTTCAGTCCATCATTAACACCTATCAGACGAATGTGGCGGTACTCGACCACAAGGGAATCATTCGCTATGTGAATGGCGCATGGCGCCGGTTTGCAAAACGGAATGGCCTGAGTTCCAAGACACACGGGGTGGGCCTCGATTACCTCGATGTCTGTCGAAGAACAGGACTGAAGGATGCCGACACCGCAA
The DNA window shown above is from Nitrospira tepida and carries:
- a CDS encoding arylsulfatase, coding for MGYLVIDVQAPFAADKLDRTVLPIPEPKPKPITELDARKVKAPPRFEVKAPAGAPNVLIVLIDDMGFGMSSAFGGPIHMPTVERLANNGLRYNHFHTTALCSPTRTALLSGRNHHMNNMGGITEIATAFPGNTGQRPNNVAPLAEMLRLNGYSTAFFGKNHETAAWEVSPSGPTDRWPTRSGFDKFYGFIGGETNQWSPLLYDGLTQVELPHDPNYHFMTDMTNQAIKWMGYQKSLTPDKPFFIYFAPGATHAPHHVPKEWIAKYKGRFDGGWDRFREETLARQIKLGVVPPGTTLAPKPDAIKDWGQLTADEKKLFTRQMEIFAGFGEYTDAEIGRLIQAVEATGQMNNTLIFYIVGDNGTSAEGGMNGLFNEMTYFNGVQETVESILQHYDELGGPMSYGHMAAGWAVAGDTPFTWTKQVASNFGGTRNGLVIHWPKGIKAKGEVRTQFHHVIDVAPTVLQAAGLPEPKVVNGTVQASIEGVSMAYTFDGAKAKSRHRVQYFEIGGNRAIYADGWFAATVHSVPWEPKPRATLLEDKWELYDTRNDFSLSNDLAARIPKKLKELQGLFLKEAVKYHVLPIDDRRVERLNPAIAGRPDLMGSRTSLTVYEGMTGMSENVFINTKNRSHTITAEVEISEGGANGVILAQAGRFGGWSLYLKDGKPVYTYNFLGLERFNIAAAQPLTPGKATIRYEFASDGPGMGKGGTGTILVNGQKAAEGRIEHTQCCGYSADEGADVGVDEGTPVTEDYKERDNQFTGKIHSITIEVKETKTADTNEMKQALHETARRKTLSD
- a CDS encoding formylglycine-generating enzyme family protein gives rise to the protein MGTLVLGGLAVAGWWGWSKGTSRWSPVPSLTCDMGISAAKANRGVEPQTSQLVSESPRTIPTASQQTPEGMVWIPGGEFWMGADDFPDAQPWHRVYVDGFWMDKTEVTNEQFAKFVKATDYVTVAERAPRAEDFPGAPPENLVAGSVVFSPPDHPVKLNDHFQWWSYVNGADWQHPEGPKSSIKGRERYPVVHIAYEDALAYAKWAGKRLPTEAEFEFAQRGRLDRKPYAWGDEFKPGGQFMANTFQGHFPDKNTKEDGYAAVAPVASFPPNGYGLYDMAGNVWEWTSDWYRHDYYRLLVGQGLVTRNPQGPVDSFDPSEPGVKKKVHKGGSFLCTDQYCARYIAGGRGKGEPDTGTNHLGFRLVRPGADAP
- a CDS encoding ankyrin repeat domain-containing protein codes for the protein MAAAPVAYGDDPLDCFDLLKAARRNDTAVLRQALQTSIPVDCRNDQKQTPLLVATMHNSVDTARLLIEAGADVNAQDDRQDSPLLYAGAEGRTEILALILKARPNFKVYNRFGGTALIPACERGHVEAVHLLVKTSVDLNHVNRLGWTALLETVILGQGGPRHQAIVRLLIEAGTDLNLPDKGGVTALQHAQRKGHRDIEVMLREAGAR
- a CDS encoding lipocalin family protein, translating into MFWRHPTVRIILTAGLFAGIAGALGCTIHPPLITARHVDLSRYAGTWYEIARFPERFQRNCVATQAHYTPLDDGTIKVVNRCRTRSFDGEVQSIEGTAHVVEPSTNARLKVKFGVLAQGDYWILEVDQEYRYALVGTPDRNHLWILSRTPVMSDEVYRGLRSRAADQGFPVERLLKTPQPA
- a CDS encoding DUF4136 domain-containing protein is translated as MNIRASWPSVMLLCWALYGCTTIDVKTDFDPSADFSRFRTFAFVGLTDLNQGGVLNNSLTRKRLETILSRELSQKGLRQVGLEDHPDLLVHYWVGIKEKQRVESTGPTVGAYGWRGGYGWGAGYSGVTTYEYKEGTLITDLVEPVKNELVWRATMVANLEDTARENIVLVERAIAKAYKDYPPKPAAK
- a CDS encoding SemiSWEET family sugar transporter — translated: MSLTEVIGFVAGFGTTFAALPDLLAMLKRRSCKGMNPTMAAIMGTFQILWVYYGWLIGSRPVMVWNVVAVAINFLMVGSYVHFTRLERK